One window of the Mycobacterium xenopi genome contains the following:
- the rnc gene encoding ribonuclease III, whose amino-acid sequence MSRSYQPLLDALGVDLPDELLSLALTHRSYAYEHGGLPTNERLEFLGDAVLGLTVTDELFHRHPDRSEGDLAKLRASVVNTQALADVARKLTDQGLGAYMLLGRGEANTGGADKSSILADGMESLLGAVYLHHGIDTAREVILRLFGALLDAAPTLGAGLDWKTSLQELTAARGLGAPSYVVTSTGPDHDKEFTAVVVVMDTEYGTGVGRSKKEAEQKAAAAAWNALESA is encoded by the coding sequence GTGAGCCGGTCATACCAGCCGCTGCTCGATGCCCTGGGGGTCGACCTGCCGGACGAGTTGCTGTCGCTGGCGTTGACGCACCGCAGCTACGCCTACGAGCATGGCGGCCTGCCCACCAACGAACGCCTGGAGTTCCTCGGCGACGCGGTCCTCGGCCTGACCGTCACCGATGAGCTGTTTCACCGCCACCCGGACCGCTCGGAGGGCGATCTTGCCAAGCTGCGCGCGAGCGTCGTCAACACCCAGGCGTTGGCCGATGTCGCACGCAAGTTGACGGACCAGGGTCTCGGCGCCTACATGTTGCTGGGCCGCGGCGAGGCCAACACCGGTGGAGCCGACAAATCCAGCATCCTGGCCGACGGCATGGAGTCGCTGTTGGGTGCGGTCTACCTGCACCACGGCATCGACACCGCTCGCGAGGTGATCCTGCGGTTGTTCGGTGCACTGCTGGACGCCGCGCCGACGCTGGGCGCGGGGCTGGATTGGAAAACCAGCCTGCAGGAGCTGACCGCGGCGCGCGGCCTGGGCGCGCCGTCATACGTGGTGACCTCCACCGGGCCGGACCACGACAAGGAGTTCACCGCCGTCGTCGTCGTGATGGACACCGAATACGGCACCGGGGTGGGCCGATCCAAGAAGGAAGCCGAGCAAAAAGCGGCGGCGGCGGCGTGGAACGCGCTGGAGAGCGCCTGA
- a CDS encoding YceD family protein, translated as MARQHSPIASRPPISPLIVNIARLGRRPGAIFALRDTVSSPTRIGLELIAIQRGAPLELDLRVESVSEGVLVTGTVAAPTTGECARCLTTVSGRVEVELTELFAYPDTLTEETTDEDEVGRVINDTVDLEQSIIDAVGLELPFSPVCRTDCPGLCPECGVPLASAEPGHHHDRIDPRWAKLAGMLDAPEADL; from the coding sequence ATGGCGAGGCAGCATAGCCCAATCGCATCACGGCCGCCGATTTCGCCGCTGATCGTCAACATCGCGCGGCTGGGCCGGCGCCCCGGAGCGATATTCGCGCTGCGGGACACGGTGAGCAGTCCGACGCGAATCGGATTGGAGCTGATCGCGATCCAGCGCGGTGCGCCGCTGGAATTGGATCTGCGGGTCGAGTCGGTGTCAGAGGGCGTATTGGTCACCGGCACGGTGGCGGCACCCACCACTGGGGAGTGCGCGCGTTGCCTGACCACGGTCAGCGGGCGGGTGGAGGTCGAGTTGACCGAATTGTTCGCGTACCCGGATACCCTCACCGAGGAGACCACCGACGAAGACGAGGTCGGTCGGGTTATCAACGACACGGTCGACTTGGAGCAGTCGATCATCGACGCGGTCGGCCTGGAACTGCCGTTCTCTCCGGTATGCCGGACCGATTGCCCGGGCTTGTGCCCGGAATGCGGTGTTCCGCTGGCCTCCGCCGAGCCAGGTCATCACCACGATCGGATCGATCCGCGCTGGGCCAAGCTGGCCGGAATGCTGGACGCACCCGAGGCCGACCTGTGA
- the sepIVA gene encoding cell division protein SepIVA — protein sequence MYRVFEALDELSAIVEEARGVPMTAGCVVPRGDVLELIDDIKDAIPGELDDAQDVLDARESMLNEAKAHADSMVSSATTESESMLNHARAEADRILSEAKAQADRMVSEARQHSERMVSDARDEAVRIAAAAKREYDASTSRAKAECDRLVENGNISYEKAVQEGIKEQQRLVSQTEVVQAARAEATRLIDAAHAEADRLRGECDIYVDSKLAEFEEYLNGTLRSVSRGRHQLRTAAGTHDYATR from the coding sequence GTGTACCGAGTTTTTGAAGCGCTGGACGAGCTCAGCGCGATCGTCGAAGAAGCCCGTGGCGTGCCGATGACGGCCGGTTGTGTGGTGCCTCGCGGCGACGTGCTGGAACTTATCGACGACATCAAGGACGCGATTCCCGGTGAGCTCGACGATGCCCAGGACGTGCTCGATGCGCGGGAATCCATGCTGAACGAGGCCAAGGCCCACGCCGACTCCATGGTGTCCTCGGCAACCACCGAGTCGGAGTCGATGCTCAACCATGCCCGTGCCGAAGCGGACCGGATACTTTCCGAGGCGAAGGCCCAAGCCGACCGGATGGTCAGCGAGGCCCGCCAGCACAGCGAGCGGATGGTCAGCGATGCGCGCGACGAGGCGGTCCGCATCGCGGCAGCGGCCAAACGCGAATATGACGCCAGTACCAGCCGGGCCAAGGCAGAATGCGACCGGCTGGTCGAAAACGGCAACATCTCTTATGAAAAGGCCGTGCAAGAAGGCATCAAGGAACAACAGCGGCTGGTGTCGCAGACCGAAGTGGTGCAGGCGGCGCGCGCCGAGGCCACCCGTCTGATAGACGCGGCGCACGCCGAGGCGGACCGGCTGCGCGGCGAGTGCGACATCTACGTCGACAGCAAGCTCGCCGAGTTCGAGGAATACCTGAACGGCACGCTGCGGTCGGTGAGTCGCGGTCGTCACCAATTACGCACCGCTGCCGGCACCCACGACTACGCCACCCGTTAG
- a CDS encoding permease — MVWAASTAGHRTANEEDLLGTVLDAVERALALAGSMTWEILWALVVGFLLSALVQAVVRRSTIVALLGDNRPRTLAVATGLGAASSSCSYAAVALARSLFRKGADFTAAMAFEIGSTNLVVELGIIMALLMGWQFAAAEFVGGPLMIVILAVLFRLFVRPPLVAAARRQAERGIAGSMEGHAAMDMSVQREGSFWQRLFSPQGFTSVSHVFVMEWAAILRDLVIGLLIAGAIAAWVPESFWQTFFFTQHHALSALWGPIVAPLVAIASFVCSIGNVPLAAVLWNGGISFGGVVAFIFADLLILPILNIYRKYYGTAMMVTLLGTFYAAIVGAGYLVELLFGAAHLVPSHRNATVMHAGISWNYTTWLNIVFLAIAAILLARFVATGGVPMLRMMGGPPDAEHDHHHHGHC; from the coding sequence ATGGTGTGGGCCGCATCGACCGCTGGCCACCGAACCGCGAACGAGGAGGATCTGTTGGGCACCGTGCTGGATGCGGTCGAGCGCGCTTTGGCGCTGGCGGGTTCCATGACGTGGGAGATCCTCTGGGCCCTGGTGGTGGGGTTTTTGCTGTCGGCGCTCGTGCAGGCGGTCGTACGCCGCTCGACGATCGTCGCCCTGCTGGGCGACAATCGGCCGCGCACCCTCGCCGTGGCGACCGGACTGGGCGCCGCATCGTCGTCGTGTTCCTATGCCGCAGTCGCACTGGCCCGATCGCTCTTTCGTAAAGGCGCCGACTTCACCGCCGCCATGGCATTCGAGATCGGCTCGACGAACTTAGTGGTCGAATTGGGCATCATCATGGCCCTGCTAATGGGCTGGCAGTTCGCCGCGGCCGAATTCGTCGGCGGCCCACTGATGATCGTGATCTTAGCCGTGTTGTTCCGGCTATTTGTACGCCCACCGCTGGTCGCCGCCGCCCGCCGACAAGCCGAGCGCGGAATCGCCGGTTCGATGGAAGGCCACGCCGCGATGGACATGTCCGTTCAACGCGAAGGCTCGTTTTGGCAGCGGCTCTTTTCGCCGCAGGGCTTCACATCGGTCTCACATGTATTCGTCATGGAGTGGGCGGCAATCCTGCGCGACCTCGTGATCGGGTTGTTGATCGCTGGCGCCATCGCTGCCTGGGTTCCTGAATCATTTTGGCAGACATTCTTTTTCACCCAACATCACGCGCTGTCCGCGCTTTGGGGCCCGATCGTGGCACCATTGGTCGCGATCGCATCGTTCGTCTGCTCGATCGGAAATGTGCCACTGGCCGCGGTCCTTTGGAACGGGGGCATAAGCTTTGGCGGCGTGGTGGCCTTCATCTTCGCCGACCTACTGATTCTGCCGATTCTCAACATCTACCGTAAGTACTACGGCACCGCGATGATGGTGACATTGCTGGGCACCTTCTACGCCGCAATAGTCGGAGCTGGCTACCTCGTCGAATTACTGTTCGGCGCAGCACATCTGGTTCCCAGCCACCGCAACGCCACCGTGATGCACGCCGGGATCTCGTGGAACTACACCACCTGGCTCAACATCGTGTTCCTTGCCATCGCGGCGATTCTTCTCGCGAGATTCGTGGCGACCGGGGGCGTGCCGATGCTTCGCATGATGGGCGGTCCGCCGGACGCAGAGCACGACCATCACCACCACGGGCACTGCTGA
- the coaD gene encoding pantetheine-phosphate adenylyltransferase, translating into MTGAVCPGSFDPVTLGHIDIFERASAQFDEVVVAILANPTKTSMFELDERIAMINESTTHLPNLRVEAGEGLVVDFVRSRGMTAIVKGLRTGTDFEYELQMAQMNKHIAGVDTFFVATTPRYSFVSSSLAKEVAMLGGDVSDLLPEPVNRRLREKLSRGG; encoded by the coding sequence ATGACCGGCGCGGTATGCCCGGGATCCTTCGATCCGGTGACGCTGGGCCACATCGACATTTTCGAGCGCGCCTCCGCTCAGTTCGACGAGGTGGTCGTCGCCATCCTGGCCAACCCCACCAAAACGAGCATGTTCGAGCTCGACGAGCGGATCGCGATGATCAACGAGTCGACGACGCACCTGCCCAACCTGCGGGTCGAGGCCGGGGAGGGGCTGGTGGTCGACTTCGTCAGATCTCGCGGCATGACCGCGATCGTCAAGGGTCTGCGCACCGGCACCGACTTCGAATACGAGTTGCAGATGGCGCAGATGAACAAACATATCGCCGGGGTCGACACGTTCTTCGTGGCTACCACACCGCGGTATTCGTTCGTGTCGTCGTCGTTGGCCAAAGAAGTCGCGATGCTTGGCGGTGACGTGTCTGACCTGCTTCCTGAACCGGTGAACCGGCGCCTTCGCGAAAAGCTTTCCCGCGGAGGGTGA
- the rsmD gene encoding 16S rRNA (guanine(966)-N(2))-methyltransferase RsmD, giving the protein MTRIIAGTARGRRLAIPPRGTRPTTDRVRESLFSILTARLELAGLSVLDLYAGSGALGLEALSRGAASALFVESDQRTAAVLARNIEAVGLPGATLRRCPVAAAVSVEAEHPVDLVLADPPYDVDTGEIEAVLGALTAHGWASAGTVAAVERAAASTPLSWPSGWLPWQHRVYGDTRLEFAELSGPAR; this is encoded by the coding sequence CTGACGCGGATCATCGCCGGAACGGCACGCGGCCGGCGCCTCGCGATCCCGCCGCGGGGAACACGACCGACCACCGACCGGGTGCGCGAGTCGTTGTTCAGCATCTTGACCGCGCGGCTGGAGCTGGCCGGCCTGTCGGTGCTCGATCTGTACGCCGGTTCCGGCGCGCTGGGGCTGGAGGCGTTATCACGCGGTGCCGCGTCGGCCCTGTTCGTCGAGTCGGATCAGCGGACCGCGGCCGTGCTGGCCCGCAACATCGAGGCCGTCGGCCTGCCCGGGGCGACACTGCGCCGCTGCCCGGTGGCGGCGGCTGTGAGTGTCGAGGCCGAGCACCCGGTGGACCTGGTGCTGGCGGATCCGCCCTATGACGTCGACACCGGCGAAATCGAGGCGGTGTTGGGCGCCCTGACCGCCCACGGGTGGGCGAGCGCGGGAACCGTGGCGGCGGTGGAGCGGGCCGCCGCCAGCACGCCGCTGAGCTGGCCGTCCGGTTGGTTGCCGTGGCAGCACCGCGTTTACGGCGACACCCGGCTGGAATTCGCCGAACTGAGCGGTCCGGCGAGGTGA
- a CDS encoding vitamin K epoxide reductase family protein, with product MSAQPVQPPGGQAAAPSVALPSAWWVLIAGVIGLVASVTLTVEKIKTLTNPSYVPSCNLNPVVSCGSVMATPQASLLGFPNPLIGIAAFTVVVVTGVLAVTKVPLPQWYWIALAAATLAGAGFVHWLIFQSLYRIGALCPYCMVVWAVTIPLLVVVASIAFGPAQGSGVGAALTLYRWRWSITTLWFTAVILLILVRFWDYWSTLF from the coding sequence GTGTCGGCGCAACCCGTCCAGCCGCCCGGCGGGCAGGCAGCCGCGCCGTCGGTGGCGTTGCCCAGCGCGTGGTGGGTGCTAATCGCCGGGGTCATCGGGTTGGTCGCCTCGGTGACGCTGACGGTGGAAAAGATCAAGACCCTGACCAACCCGTCGTATGTGCCGTCGTGCAACCTCAACCCGGTGGTGTCGTGCGGGTCGGTGATGGCGACGCCGCAGGCGTCGCTGCTGGGATTTCCCAATCCGCTGATCGGTATCGCCGCGTTCACGGTGGTCGTCGTCACCGGCGTGCTGGCCGTGACGAAAGTGCCATTGCCGCAGTGGTATTGGATCGCACTGGCTGCCGCCACACTGGCTGGTGCCGGGTTCGTGCACTGGCTGATATTCCAAAGCCTGTATCGCATCGGCGCGCTGTGCCCCTACTGCATGGTGGTTTGGGCGGTCACCATCCCACTGCTCGTGGTAGTCGCGTCGATCGCGTTTGGCCCGGCCCAGGGGAGCGGTGTCGGCGCGGCGCTGACGCTCTACCGGTGGCGGTGGTCGATCACCACGCTGTGGTTCACCGCAGTCATCCTGCTGATCCTGGTGCGGTTTTGGGACTACTGGTCGACACTCTTCTAG
- a CDS encoding DsbA family protein — MASKPNRPARYDLKAADRRRNLLIQIGLTGIVVIFAVGLVLYIVLTHGHKPAPGQPVRVTSSKLITKDGTKDPKAVVAFYEDFLCPACGNFERTFGPTVSKLIDSGAIAADYYMVGILDSARNDNYSSRAGAAAYCVADESIDAFRRFHTALFTKNLQPSETGSTFPDNARLIEIAREAGVVGKVPDCINSGKYVPRVDGMASATGIHATPTIRINGQDYEPSTPEALVAKIKEIVGDVPGLDAAAAPAAS; from the coding sequence GTGGCCAGCAAACCTAACCGTCCCGCGCGCTACGACTTGAAGGCAGCCGATCGCAGGCGCAACCTGTTGATCCAGATCGGGCTGACGGGGATCGTGGTGATCTTCGCGGTCGGCCTCGTGCTGTATATCGTGCTGACCCACGGCCACAAGCCCGCCCCCGGCCAGCCGGTGCGGGTGACGTCGAGCAAGCTGATCACCAAGGACGGCACCAAAGACCCCAAGGCCGTGGTCGCGTTCTACGAGGACTTCTTGTGCCCGGCGTGCGGTAATTTCGAGCGCACGTTCGGGCCGACGGTGTCCAAACTCATCGACAGCGGCGCCATCGCCGCCGACTACTACATGGTCGGCATCCTCGACAGTGCGCGCAATGACAACTATTCGTCGCGAGCCGGGGCGGCGGCCTACTGCGTCGCCGACGAATCCATCGACGCGTTCCGGCGTTTCCACACCGCGTTGTTCACCAAGAACCTCCAGCCGTCCGAAACCGGCTCGACTTTTCCCGACAATGCGCGGCTGATCGAGATTGCCCGTGAAGCCGGGGTGGTGGGCAAGGTCCCCGATTGCATCAACAGCGGCAAGTACGTGCCGAGGGTCGACGGCATGGCCTCGGCCACAGGTATTCACGCCACCCCGACGATCCGGATCAATGGCCAGGACTACGAACCGTCAACGCCTGAGGCGCTGGTCGCCAAGATCAAAGAGATTGTCGGCGACGTGCCGGGCCTTGACGCGGCCGCGGCACCAGCCGCGTCGTGA
- a CDS encoding alpha/beta hydrolase: MTKSLPGAPDLHRWPVRFQSTATNVGLKVIPWIPTGAKRLLTGGRSVIIDGNTLDPTLQVLLAAQRAVGITGLVVDDDVVASRTLMREACRALPGPQIHVAVNDMSIPGPGGDIPARHYRPAVAEPTPLLVFYHGGGWTIGDLDTHDALCRLTCRDADIHVLSIDYRLAPEHPAPAGLDDAYAAFRWAHEHAAELGAIPGKVAVGGDSAGGNLAAVVSQSARADGGPMPALQWLVYPRTDFTARTRSLSLFADGFLLTKRDIDWFETQYLADSDLEPTDPRVSPLLAEDLSGLPPALIATAGFDPLRDEGEQYAAALRAAETPVDVRSMRSLTHGFANLFPLGGGCAAGTAELVSALRAHLSRA; the protein is encoded by the coding sequence ATGACGAAAAGTCTGCCAGGCGCGCCCGACCTGCACCGGTGGCCGGTTCGCTTCCAGAGCACCGCCACTAACGTTGGGCTGAAGGTCATTCCGTGGATTCCAACGGGGGCCAAGCGCCTGCTCACCGGCGGGCGGTCAGTGATCATCGACGGCAATACGCTCGATCCCACATTGCAGGTGTTGTTGGCCGCGCAGCGGGCTGTCGGCATCACCGGCTTGGTGGTCGACGACGACGTGGTCGCCTCCCGGACCCTGATGCGCGAGGCATGCCGGGCGCTGCCTGGGCCGCAGATTCACGTCGCGGTGAACGACATGTCGATACCCGGACCGGGCGGCGACATCCCCGCTCGGCATTACCGCCCGGCCGTCGCCGAGCCGACGCCGTTGCTGGTCTTCTACCACGGCGGCGGCTGGACCATCGGCGACCTGGACACCCACGACGCGCTGTGCCGGTTGACCTGCCGTGACGCCGACATCCACGTGCTGTCGATCGATTACCGGCTGGCCCCCGAACACCCGGCTCCGGCCGGTCTTGACGACGCCTACGCGGCCTTTCGCTGGGCCCATGAACACGCCGCCGAACTCGGCGCAATCCCGGGCAAGGTGGCGGTCGGCGGCGATAGCGCGGGCGGCAATCTGGCGGCCGTCGTGTCGCAATCAGCGCGGGCTGACGGCGGCCCGATGCCCGCGCTGCAGTGGCTCGTCTACCCCAGAACCGATTTCACCGCGCGCACCCGCTCGCTGTCGTTGTTCGCCGACGGTTTCTTGCTCACCAAACGCGACATCGACTGGTTCGAAACCCAATACCTGGCCGACTCCGATCTCGAGCCGACCGATCCACGGGTGTCGCCGTTGCTTGCCGAGGACTTGTCCGGGCTGCCGCCCGCGTTGATCGCAACCGCCGGCTTCGACCCCCTGCGCGACGAGGGCGAGCAATACGCCGCGGCACTGCGAGCCGCCGAAACCCCGGTCGACGTGCGCTCCATGAGGTCGCTGACCCACGGTTTCGCCAATTTGTTCCCGCTCGGCGGCGGCTGTGCCGCTGGCACCGCCGAGCTCGTTTCGGCGCTGCGCGCCCATCTGAGCCGGGCATGA
- a CDS encoding aldo/keto reductase yields MTAPLVTLNDGHSIPAVGFGVFKIPPEQTEQAVRAALRAGYRHIDTAAMYNNERETGRAVADSGIPRDQIYLVTKLWNADQGYDSTLAAFDASMARLGVDYLDLYLIHWPLPAAGKFVDTFKAFVHLRDQGRVRSIGVSNFEPEHLKVLIDATGIVPAVNQVELHPRFPQTALREVHAQLGIATEAWAPLGQGSLLTHPTVTAVAEACGRTPAQVLIRWHIQLGNIVIPKSVNPARIASNFDVFDFELSADQMASICSLDDGTRLGPDPRTFNFTGR; encoded by the coding sequence ATGACTGCTCCCCTCGTCACCCTGAACGACGGTCATTCGATCCCCGCAGTCGGGTTCGGCGTATTCAAGATTCCACCCGAACAGACCGAACAGGCTGTCCGCGCGGCGTTGCGAGCCGGCTACCGGCACATCGACACCGCGGCAATGTACAACAACGAACGCGAGACCGGTCGGGCGGTTGCCGACTCGGGCATCCCAAGGGACCAGATCTATCTGGTCACCAAGCTGTGGAACGCCGACCAGGGCTACGACAGCACTCTGGCGGCGTTCGACGCCAGCATGGCACGGCTGGGCGTCGACTATCTCGACCTATATCTGATCCACTGGCCACTGCCTGCGGCGGGCAAGTTCGTCGACACCTTCAAGGCGTTCGTGCACCTGCGCGACCAAGGCCGGGTCCGGTCGATCGGGGTCAGCAATTTCGAACCTGAGCACCTGAAGGTCCTCATCGACGCCACCGGCATCGTTCCCGCCGTCAATCAAGTCGAGTTGCATCCGCGATTTCCCCAGACCGCATTGCGTGAGGTGCATGCCCAGCTCGGCATCGCCACCGAGGCGTGGGCGCCGCTCGGGCAGGGCTCGCTGCTGACTCACCCGACGGTCACCGCGGTCGCCGAGGCCTGTGGCCGCACACCGGCACAAGTGCTGATTAGGTGGCACATCCAGCTCGGTAATATCGTGATCCCCAAGTCGGTGAACCCGGCACGGATTGCGAGTAATTTCGACGTGTTCGATTTCGAACTCAGTGCGGACCAGATGGCGTCGATCTGCTCGCTCGATGACGGAACCCGGCTTGGCCCTGATCCACGAACCTTCAATTTCACAGGCAGGTGA
- a CDS encoding aldo/keto reductase, with protein MTLTGSAAERSLIPSVTLNDENTMPVLGVGVAELSDTETERAVSAALEIGCRLIDTAAAYGNEAAVGRAIAASGIPRAEIFVTTKLATPDQGFTSSQEACKASLDRLGLDYVDLFLIHWPAPQLGKYVDSFGGMIQSRGDGYARSIGVSNFTEEHLSTVIDLTFFTPAVNQVELHPLLNQAELRKANAEHNVVTQAYSPLALGRLLDNPTVTSVAAEYGRTPAQVLLRWNVQLGNSVVFRSGKPERIASNLDIFDFELAAEHMDALSGLNDGTRVREDPLTYTDT; from the coding sequence ATGACGTTGACTGGCAGCGCCGCTGAGCGTTCTTTGATCCCCTCGGTAACGCTCAATGACGAGAACACGATGCCAGTGCTCGGCGTCGGTGTCGCGGAATTGTCCGACACCGAGACGGAACGCGCAGTGTCGGCGGCGCTGGAAATCGGCTGCAGGCTGATCGATACCGCAGCGGCATACGGCAACGAAGCCGCCGTCGGACGCGCGATTGCCGCGTCTGGCATCCCCCGGGCCGAAATTTTCGTCACCACCAAGTTGGCCACCCCCGACCAAGGGTTCACTAGCTCACAGGAGGCGTGCAAAGCAAGCCTGGACCGGCTCGGTCTGGACTATGTCGACCTTTTCCTGATCCATTGGCCGGCCCCACAGCTCGGCAAGTATGTGGACAGCTTTGGCGGCATGATCCAGTCCCGGGGTGACGGCTACGCCCGCTCGATCGGCGTTTCGAACTTCACCGAGGAACATTTGTCGACGGTGATCGACCTGACCTTCTTCACGCCCGCGGTCAACCAAGTGGAGCTGCACCCGTTGCTCAACCAGGCCGAGCTGCGCAAGGCCAACGCTGAGCACAACGTGGTCACCCAGGCCTATAGTCCGCTGGCCCTTGGCCGTCTGCTGGACAACCCGACGGTGACCTCCGTGGCCGCCGAATACGGGCGGACCCCGGCGCAGGTGTTGCTGCGCTGGAACGTGCAACTGGGCAATTCGGTCGTCTTCCGCTCCGGCAAACCCGAACGCATCGCAAGCAACCTCGACATCTTCGACTTCGAGTTAGCCGCCGAGCACATGGACGCGCTCAGCGGCCTCAACGACGGCACCCGCGTGCGCGAGGACCCGTTGACCTACACGGACACCTAA
- a CDS encoding HNH endonuclease family protein, with amino-acid sequence MNKKALLWLSVVAAIAVVVAYQVTSSAGDRAKEFAARADVPTLQPGTDVLAGITVVPARIHRYDYRRAAFGDAWDDDNDAPGGHNGCDTRDDILNRDLTDKTYVSIKRCPEAVATGTLHDPYTNATIHFQRGARVGQSVQIDHIVPLALAWDMGAYNWPYPQRLRFANDPANLLAVSGQANEDKADSQPALWMPPNTAFWCQYAVQYVAVLRGYALPVDQPSADVLHRAAATCPTG; translated from the coding sequence GTGAATAAGAAAGCGTTGCTCTGGCTTTCGGTGGTTGCCGCGATCGCCGTTGTGGTCGCCTATCAGGTGACGTCGTCGGCTGGAGATCGCGCGAAGGAATTCGCCGCGCGTGCCGACGTTCCGACCTTGCAACCCGGCACCGACGTGTTGGCCGGAATCACGGTGGTGCCGGCCAGAATCCATCGCTACGACTACCGCCGGGCCGCGTTCGGAGATGCCTGGGACGACGACAACGATGCGCCCGGGGGCCACAATGGCTGCGACACTCGCGACGACATCCTCAACCGCGACCTGACCGACAAGACCTATGTGTCGATCAAACGCTGCCCCGAGGCGGTGGCCACAGGGACGCTGCACGACCCGTACACCAACGCGACCATCCACTTCCAGCGCGGCGCGCGGGTGGGTCAGTCCGTGCAAATCGACCACATCGTCCCGCTGGCGCTGGCGTGGGATATGGGCGCCTACAACTGGCCGTATCCGCAACGGTTGCGCTTTGCCAACGATCCGGCCAACCTCCTAGCCGTGTCGGGACAGGCGAACGAGGACAAGGCTGATTCGCAGCCGGCCCTCTGGATGCCGCCCAACACCGCGTTCTGGTGCCAGTACGCCGTCCAGTACGTCGCCGTACTGCGCGGTTACGCGTTGCCCGTCGACCAGCCATCCGCCGACGTGTTGCACCGTGCCGCCGCCACCTGCCCCACCGGATAA